The window catatatgtcgATCAGtgctttgaggatgtactgagtatataggagtgaatgcataagtaaaaacatatctcatagtcatcatttataaaacaatacatgctaaatgttaGTGACTCATacaagctagaatatctgaaatactaaaataagtagcaataagaagcaaaacatgCTTTACAGATCTATGAGCCacaatatttagttctaaaatctgtattctcttcttgttctcataatcttgtaaactaaatgaaatctaaaatctgCTTTCTACATaagaaatactttatctcaattcATATACGCTAAGTAAAAAAAAACCTCACCTTTGTTTTTGAAAACTAAAGATGTAACTCTATAACTAAAAATCTCAAGTAATTCAATATCTAAATAagttttgtgagcctttacacttagttcctAAAATCATTAGGGAAAATACTTACCTTAAGAAATATATTCAAAAgttgttatttacttttactagaaggggaaaatactttctttaagggaaaatactttaagaaactactctgtaaatcttactattagggaggttctcttaaccgacatacaccatgtgagctatgtggagtccaatgttttgtcctcctaagaaagaaacctcgcGTTGGGGAAATGCGTCATACTCTTTTCttggagtataacctcaactcagtgatcactatctcggccttggatccataaatctcaatcctaagGTGGCATATAGTTttagggtatgaaaccgtagtaacttacccaacttggtgctaaatactactctcttttaaTTAGCTATGCTCATCTGATGGAAATCCACATTTAATAATCTCatagtttataatgaaaccaactaCAAAATCAGTAATCTCAttcagtgaagtggatttcaaagctactatgaccatcacggtcaaaactttctcaataatctcaaaatactcaaatcatgggtgcttatagcaccaaatttcttaaaattacaatctcaagtagggcttagtgacccataattcaatctcaggtTAAGTCATATCAAAATTCAAactcgatatcataaagattcataaatcatatagaaatctgaaaattttcagcaatatgcattataatctcaacatactcatgtacttcaatttctaaaacattaaaaccatcaaaatctcaacaaataataacatagggtataaacccatactttaatttcataataaaacatataaaactatatatctttgtaattaaaacaactttgggcacaaggacgaaaggagtgtccttgttcaaaccccacataccttatttggcttgattcaGTGGAATAAAttgacttttgaagccttgagaaagttcttggaggattttcttgaaggttcttgaatggtgacgttTTGATTCCAGAGTACTCTTGAAGAAGTTCTTGAATattgttcttgggagattgtcTTGAgaggaaccctaattttgatgctatggatGGATATGAAGTtgtgtgctttgatttgatttaattggGTATTAACAAGAGTGCAAAGGAcccaaaaatcattttaaaaatggcttaaaatcgctAAACGAAGGTCCCTGACAGTTTGGGCGATGAACCGTCGCCTTAGGGACGGACCGTCCCTTCAACCCATCGCTTTTTGGCAAGAAAACAGGCTTACTTCCTTagttgcgatggtttgggcgacggtccgttggTCTTCCCATAGCACTTTGGCAGTCCGGATAGCTcactgtaaaatggccataaccttttaccccgatatcggattttggcaaaattggtatcgttggaaagataattcaattatctatatgttggtgGGTTATTAGCTTAAAAATTCATACTGTAACAAAAGatatgattgtttaaatttgactataccaaaatccttctcaagaattcaatcggtaagggatgttttgattcgcctaatagctaggacatatttgaggccttaatacacaccaaacttgatcataaaactaccaaatcactaaaatttatttctcatgagtttgTAGCATGGTTCTACTGTCGGTTgaaattctcggggtattacacctcCATTGATggtttctctcaaaatatgtgtTAACCTTTTGCTATGTTGAAGACTTGGAGTAGGAGTATGGTAGCTTTTAATATTTTATCATACGAAAAATCAAGAAACGTAGTTGTTacaacaattatttttatattttcatcctTATTATGTTGCTAGTGAAAGGTTAAACTTCACCAATTGAACAACAACGAAATGTCATTCATAATGTTATCCTAGCTGGCCCTAACTTATTTGGGACTGAGGCATAATACTTGTTAAATTCATATTGTTATCCTACAAAGGGTGGAGTAGGGAAATTAACAATCAGTTCTTCCTTACTTTGTCCCGTGTAATGTGAATTAAGACACTTTGATTGGCTCGCCTTGGCAGAGAAGATAAGAGCCATTAAAGGGCTCTCGTCCTATTTGGTCTGACAAGTTCTAGAATACTCCATCCACATGGCTTATATTCTTCTTTGCAATGTTCTCAACCTAAGTTGCTCAGACTATTCAAAAATGTTGCTGCACCAGTgccggatcctccaaaaatgcactattttttaaGGATCCTACATGCACCCGATGACATTTTttaagagttcgagcaacatagttCTCAACCACATTCTCTTACTATATTAAAGTTCAAATAGGAATAATTACGTAGTCTTTTGTAAACTGAATAGAAAAACGTACTATCACCTTATTTATATGGTATATTCAAGCGAATGCACGTTCAAACACAACTTTAACTTCTTACTGTTTTTCAACTTCAAACGGTAAGAAAAGAAAGGTGGATTGAGGATATGTACCGGTATAGAAAATCCAATGCAGTTCTTTAAGCAAATGCACgttcaaacacaacttcaacttcttaccgattttcaacttcaaacataATATATCCAAACACAGTACTACCAGAGTAGAAAAGAAAGGCAAATTGAGGATATGTACCGTTATAGAAAATCCAATGGACTGGTTATTTTGTAACAACATCTTCATCATACCAAATGAAATCAACCTTCTGGCAAATATTGCAGAGAAATTCATCAAATAATTATTGTCCAAGATAAGTAGCTCCAGGAAGCCAATTTGGTGAAAGAACTCCAACATCAATCTGTGCTATACTACACTTCTTTTTATCATCTAAAGTATAGAAATATAGAGTGCCATTGTTCTATTCCAGATCATACAGAAGCCTACCTACATGTACGATAATTAGAATTTTGAGTTCATATGTTTCGAGATTCAAGAAAATCAGCTCACTTACTTAAGCTTACCTACATGTACAACAACTAGAATTTTGAGTTTATAAGTTTTGAGATTCAAGAAAATCAGCTCACTTACTTAAGCTTATCTACATGTACGATAACTAGACTAGTTTAGGTACTAGCAGAAGAGGAACATCGAAAATGGAACATTAGTAAGTAAAAGTGGAATGATGTTTTAAGTTCATACAAATAAATGAAGACTTGAAGATATGgtaaatcaatttaaataaaatagtcACTAGAAAGTGATGTTGTTAGATAAATATTAGAGTCACAGAGTGGAATTTAAATAACCTTCTTAGTCCTTTATTTCAATTCTACCTAATGCATCTGGATGCAAAATGCCCCACTGAACTATTAAGACTGCACATTCCAATAAAATTGTCCTTTCTATAACATCATAAGAAGCATTCCTCTGTTTCTCTATTCTGTTACCACTTCATATAATAGTGGGTATTTCTGCAGTTTACAAAGCATCATATTGTCTTATGAAGATAATGTTAGAGCAAGCTTGCACAAATTAACTATTACACAATATAACTGCTACCTCTCATAGGCAGAGGCACCAGGTTACTTTTTCTGCCACACTTAGGCTAATGGAAAAAAATTACCTAGCACTTTTTGTCTCAACTGAGATTTGAACTTTTAACCAAACTTTATTGAATGCTAGCCACACTATGAGTGAGATTTGAAAAGGCTCATTTTTGACATAAAATTAATCCACGGTATAAAAAGGGCAGGGAATTTGAACACTTTATGATAATCTAATGAGGAAATCAGAGATCAACAGTTGAATTCCATCCAACCATATAGTTTTTAGTCACAAGAAATATTCTACATTCTGTGTTCTGCATTCACAATAATTATACACTCACTACTGCATTCTGCTCCAGCTGTAAACAAAATTCTGCATTCAACAAATTCTACACTTTACACAACTCAAAAAGACATACCTTTTGCAATAACATTTTATAGataaactatcacaaatacatagCTAGTCATAATATTAAAACAGTCAAGGTAATAAGCACCCTAATATTTTCAAATGAACCAATACAGTCAAGTTTAAGATTGATTCACAACACGATGCCAAAACAAGAAATTTCATTTTGGTCAAGCCATTACATAACATACTCAAAAACTTAAAACCACTACATAATGCAGAATTGTCATTCTTTAGTGTTTGCCCCTCTTTGTCTTTAGTTTGctgatctttttcttctttctattgCCAACTGACTTGATGTAACACAAAATTTGTCTTTCCAAGTCCTCTTTTTTAGTGAATATGGTAGATTAGTAGGCATACTAAAATCACGGTCATCACCCACGAAGTTAATTTCTCTTGTACCAGTAGGGTTTTGCTCCGACATCTTCATTTTCAGCTTTATTTTAGCTTCAGATAAATCCCTAGGCCTAAGCAAGGGCTGCTCATCCTCACCTTCAATCTCATCTTCAGTCTCATCTTCATAAACAAGTGCTCTTGAAGGTATAATAGACTTCTGAACTATGCCAGTAGCAACAATATTATTTTTGACAGACCTCTTCGAAGGTGCAACagatttttccatggcttttCTCTTCTTGTTGGATAGATCAACAATATCAATTGATTAGCTTATTTGTTGAGTTGAAGACACAAAATCTTGAAGAACTTCTGCTATTCTTTGAAGctacaaaatttgaaaaaatgattATATAGTTAAATAGACAATAGTGAAAATAATGACTAGTGCAACTTACCAGAGGACATATCCTTTGATTGTGACCTTTTTCACTGCAATGACCACATGTAATTTTCAGCCTCCTTCTACTTCTTGACCATAATCCCTCTCTCTTCTTTGCCTCATTTCTCTCCCTTTCTCTCTTAAGTTTTGGTCTACTAACCATCTTACGTATTTTGGGTGGTTCCATAGCATGTGAAAGATGAAATTTCCAGAACTTCTCGCCCTTAATtggatgaattttatgttggtaAAGCAACATGTAAGTCTGTTTTGAATACCACTGGTGTATCTCATTCTCTGGTTCTTGTTTATCATGTTCAAGAGCTTTAATGGCATGAGGACATGGTATTACTGTTAAATCCCATATCCTACATATGCATCTCTTACTAGCAAAACTCGCAACATGCCTATCAGTACCTTCAATTACCTCATACCCTAAGTCTCCATTAGCTTGAACTTGACAACCTTgttcaataattttgaaatcaTTATACAACTCTGTGGCATATGGAAAGAACTTTTCAGTCCACTTTTCACCCTCCTCTTTAAAATCTTTCAACCTACCCATGACCTATACAGAATATTAACGGTAAGATAAGGACATCGATATAACAGTAAAATATGGACAATTCCTCATAATCTATACATAACATGAGACTAAGCATAGAGGCAATACCTTGATTCTGATATCTTCCAGCATCTTAATAATTGGTTTTTCCCTTGCAGCCACAATTCATTTGTTGAATGACTCAGTGAAATTATTTTCACATGTGAAGTTCTTGCACACTGTGTTAAAATAGGCCCTGCACCAGTGTTTTGGAAGGTACCATAACAGATCTTTGACTGCTTGTTCAGACACAGAACCCATGCTCTTCAGTTGATCTTTATATTCTTCTGAATACGTACTCCAAGCAGACCACCATATTAACTTCTTCATCTCTCTACCTCTCCAAGTCTTGGCCCAATTGGCTTCTATATGCCTTACACACCATTTATGGTGTGCTTATGGAAGTAATTGACCAACAACATCAATCATCCTCTGAAATAATGAAACAATCAATAACACAAGTAAAAATAGTTCAAATGTATTacaaaataagaatcaaaatgaaataatgaaaGTGATATATGATTAGCTTTTGCATATCAAACATAAGTGTCAATCCTTCACCATCCACCAAACCTAATGAACTTCTCAATAATTCAATAAACCACTTCCATGTTCTAGATGTTTCTCTATCTACCACCGCCCATGCAAGTGGATAGAAATACTTCATTGAATCTTGTCCAAGGGCCACCATAAAATTCCCTTATATTTTCCCTTTAAAAATATCCCATCCATCCCTATGAATGGTCTCAAGCCACTTCTCTAACCACTTTTCAAAGCTTCAAAGCACATATACATTCTTAAAAATCTTCTTTTACCTTGTTCTAATGCATCTTTAGAAATTTTTATCACCATATCAGAACCAAAATTGTTATCCCTCAACTCTTGAGCATAAGCTTCCAACTTgttgaaatcatcaataaagctACCCTCTAGTTTATCCAAGATAATTCTCTTAACCCTCTTCATCTTTGTATAACTAACATTAAGTGAAAATCTATCATCTACATTCTTCCTCATTTCAGTCACCTTATATTAAAGGTTATTCTGGACTTTGTTCTTGAAATAGTGTGCTAAAGCTTGTTGTGTGGCTCTTTTATTCTTAATGCATGGATGACATGTATGTTCTATTTCCAAGGTTTTAACTTCAAATCCTTAGCCTTTATCAACTTCTGATATCAGACATACAAAAGGGCAAGCAATATCACACCTATATCTAACTCTAGTAGGGTCACTTTTAGTAACTTTAAGGCCACTCTTTTTAAAAATTGAGTAAAagctcataaatattttttcttcgtCAAGATCCTTAAAGCCCATTCCCTTTTTCAACTCTAAGAAGTTGTCTAGACTCTCAttgatttctcttttattttccctCTCAAGGAATTCTAACTCATCACTATTGTAGTCACTATCTACAGGGTCATTTTCATCCTTCTCTTCCTCGCTTGATTCACCATCAGTTAATGTATCAACTGTCGCAGGGTTCATTATGTTGACTAATATCAGGAGCTGGGATAATATTTTCACCTTCTTTAACAACAAACAGTTGAAGTTTAAGCAAATCAAATTGAGCAAACAATGCAGTTTGCAAAGTTCTAATTCCTGCATCATCCTCAACGAGATAATGCTCACCAAATGACCCTGTACGTAGCAATTGTTTTACCTTACTGAAACCTAACTTTTCAGTGTACTCtaaacatatatctatatatgagaGCAAATCTGGATCATAGTCTTCCTAAAGATGAGCCATTTTATTTAAATAGGTAAGTTGAGGAGTAAGGACCCACTTTCTCTCATAGTTAAAGACTACATCAACCTTTTCCACCATTCTTTGAAGGGGTCACATGTCAAACATAAAACAAAGAGAAAGTGACTCATTAGCAACCAATAAAGAAAGTAAACAATAGggaatatttcaatattttatgtcCAAACAATGATAAAGGATAAAGGGATAGGAACCACATAGAGAATGCAAtgccaaaaataaacaaaaaagaatcactttttcaataaaaaaaatatcagatACCTAACCGTCATAAATATATCAAACCATGACATACCTAAAAGTCATACAGCCATCCATAAATCAtggaacagaaagaaaaagatatgaaataGATGTTGGAAaaacaaatctttcatttaaGATACAATATAAAAAACCCTAATTCGTGATAAGTAATTAGAAGCATAAACATGATGCCACTTAAAAAATAACTACAAGAAACACATGACACATGAAATAATACAGAAATATCTATATACATTGAATGGCGACAATattacaaaacaaacacaaaactCTAAACCCTAACTGAAAATCGTAACTGAAAATGCTAAAAAAAAAGGTTCTTACTTGAAAAGGACTAAAATTACTTCTACAATGTAAGTCCTCCAAGAGTGAGAATGTTAAACCCAAGGTAAATTTTGGATTGAGAAAATGGTGAAGTGGAGAAAAGAGAGGAGATGAGCAGATATCGAtgaatgagaattttttttttgttaaaaggaATTGGAGCAGGTCGGATTCGGGTTATTTGGCTGGGCGGGTTGggttttgagataaaattaattagtttaatttaatattaattgtttaatagGAATGTGTCATGTCATAAATGAGGTGGAGCCAAAAGGTTGTTGTTAAATGGAAGAGTAAAATTGACCCAATAAGTAGACGGAAAGGACATTTTAGGCATAATAGGTAGATGAAGGACATTTTTACAGCATTTTAGATAGCTGAAgcgcattttaggcccttttccattttatatatatatatatattatttggtgATAATATTTGAAAAGATTTCTAGATGAGGTTGCACCCTTAAAGGACTTTTACTTTTTGATGGGAAGGATTAGGAGTCTATCGACAATGGGGTTTCAAGATTGACTATTTATAAGCGTGTGTTTCCATTATTCCAGACTACTTCAGAAAAGAAATACCAGATAGAGTTTTGAAAATTCCCATTatcgtttcttttctttttggtgtAGTTCAATATTAAGGTATAACTAAGCTGTATTTGATCATCATGATTGGAGGTGGAAGTAATCCTAAATTTCGCTGCGTTCATATGTATATTaatttatatgaatatgtattttaatattataaagtCTAACAGTACGAGCCTTTTGAAATTATTCTATGAATTGTGTTACTAAAAGAAGGGCCAATTCTCGTTTACACTGTAATATCTTTATATGTATTGTGTTTGTGCTCAACTCTAGGTAAGATTTTGGGTTTGAAGTGCTTAGAGCTATTTTGTAGTAAGTAacactaattttgaaatttttggtacaactcatattttattatgtaaaTCAATGCAACAACGGATAAAAACTTCTAATTTC of the Capsicum annuum cultivar UCD-10X-F1 chromosome 11, UCD10Xv1.1, whole genome shotgun sequence genome contains:
- the LOC107856135 gene encoding uncharacterized protein LOC107856135; its protein translation is MRKNVDDRFSLNVSYTKMKRVKRIILDKLEGSFIDDFNKLEAYAQELRDNNFGSDMVIKISKDALEQEEYKDQLKSMGSVSEQAVKDLLWEKPIIKMLEDIRIKVMGRLKDFKEEGEKWTEKFFPYATELYNDFKIIEQGCQVQANGDLGYEVIEGTDRHVASFASKRCICRIWDLTVIPCPHAIKALEHDKQEPENEIHQWYSKQTYMLLYQHKIHPIKGEKFWKFHLSHAMEPPKIRKMVSRPKLKRERERNEAKKREGLWSRSRRRLKITCGHCSEKGHNQRICPLLQRIAEVLQDFVSSTQQIS